Proteins from one Candidatus Aegiribacteria sp. genomic window:
- a CDS encoding TetR/AcrR family transcriptional regulator, with amino-acid sequence MGDSNKDKLLQAGIELLSEKTFSEITMDLVAEASNMSKPMIYYYFKNKEGYYRSLAKYLLRMARKMMKDMFSPDISLRESLTRYVKFRIDFAETNPGLAKAYMSMIHDPNIGLMIEDLKSEFDLMRTELFDPVFDRAVETGAINPDTDRMLVMTMINSSLIAFTLKILNRFPSIEFPDPKGMIDIIFDGISRNREDR; translated from the coding sequence ATGGGTGACAGCAACAAGGATAAGCTTCTTCAGGCTGGTATTGAACTGCTTTCAGAGAAAACATTTTCTGAGATTACAATGGATCTTGTGGCGGAGGCGTCGAATATGTCCAAGCCTATGATCTACTATTACTTCAAAAACAAGGAAGGATATTACAGATCTCTGGCCAAATATCTACTGCGGATGGCCAGGAAGATGATGAAGGATATGTTCAGTCCTGATATCAGTCTGAGAGAATCACTGACCCGATATGTGAAGTTCAGAATCGATTTCGCCGAGACGAATCCCGGACTGGCAAAGGCCTACATGTCAATGATTCATGACCCCAATATCGGTCTTATGATCGAGGATTTGAAGAGTGAGTTTGACCTGATGAGAACGGAACTGTTCGACCCGGTCTTCGACAGAGCAGTCGAAACCGGTGCGATCAATCCGGATACTGACAGGATGCTTGTAATGACGATGATAAATTCATCACTGATCGCATTCACGTTGAAGATTCTGAATCGTTTCCCATCGATTGAATTCCCCGATCCCAAAGGGATGATAGACATAATATTCGATGGAATATCCAGAAATAGAGAGGATAGATAG
- a CDS encoding TolC family protein, whose translation MKLTAISILLLISIPAGAITLQEAIDIALENRGDVESAQMTYESAVWESRNADFWFLPSINGQFAIQKNYDIQEMNIPGMGSIPMGTEYSSIAGISISMPLIVPQGMAGARLASRSEDLSMHRSRATRMDAIVQVMSAFYGVLLAQEMSDVSEEALSISEEGYELASLRYEAGTISRFELLQSRVAWENRLPDMISAESALENARAGFAVALGQDNEKVAYIEGQLDDEPDILLPETLNEARELMMTQNPDLQVAEQMRLLGDAGVDMARAAFFPKLVFQTDLNYQAARDDIRFVADDYERNLTASIALQIPLFNGLSDISDYNSARASRLSNEASARSLEQVAELSLVRAWNNLEAAQERAAATASTVEQAFEGSEIAGVSFEAGMITRLEMDQAFLALTSSRTNHASSLYELRMSEAELMRVTGMMEGYIR comes from the coding sequence ATGAAACTTACAGCAATATCAATCCTGTTATTGATCAGTATTCCTGCCGGTGCGATAACTCTGCAGGAGGCAATTGATATAGCCCTTGAAAACAGGGGCGATGTCGAATCCGCTCAAATGACATATGAAAGCGCGGTATGGGAAAGCAGAAACGCGGATTTCTGGTTCCTGCCCAGTATAAACGGGCAATTTGCTATCCAGAAGAATTACGACATCCAGGAGATGAACATTCCCGGAATGGGTAGTATTCCAATGGGAACGGAGTACAGTTCTATTGCAGGAATCTCGATCAGCATGCCTCTCATAGTACCACAGGGTATGGCGGGGGCAAGACTTGCGTCCCGCTCAGAGGATCTATCCATGCATCGGTCCAGAGCAACCCGCATGGACGCGATTGTGCAGGTTATGAGCGCTTTTTACGGTGTACTCCTCGCTCAGGAAATGTCTGATGTGTCTGAGGAGGCTCTTTCAATATCTGAGGAGGGTTATGAGCTTGCATCTCTCAGATATGAAGCGGGTACTATCTCAAGATTTGAGCTGCTTCAGAGTCGAGTCGCCTGGGAAAACAGACTGCCGGATATGATTTCTGCTGAAAGTGCTCTTGAAAACGCGAGAGCAGGATTCGCGGTAGCTCTCGGTCAGGATAACGAGAAAGTAGCGTATATTGAGGGACAACTTGATGATGAACCGGATATTCTGCTTCCTGAGACACTGAATGAAGCACGAGAGCTTATGATGACGCAGAATCCGGATCTGCAGGTTGCCGAGCAGATGAGGCTGCTGGGTGATGCCGGAGTTGATATGGCGAGAGCCGCGTTTTTTCCGAAACTGGTTTTCCAGACCGATCTGAACTACCAGGCGGCGAGAGATGATATCAGATTTGTGGCAGATGATTACGAAAGGAACCTGACAGCGTCTATTGCATTACAGATACCCCTGTTCAACGGGTTATCGGATATCTCAGATTACAATTCAGCTCGAGCCTCCCGGCTTTCGAATGAGGCATCTGCACGGAGCCTTGAACAGGTTGCCGAGCTTTCGCTTGTCCGGGCCTGGAACAATCTTGAAGCGGCACAAGAACGTGCTGCAGCAACTGCATCAACTGTAGAACAAGCTTTTGAGGGTTCTGAAATCGCTGGAGTTTCGTTTGAAGCAGGAATGATTACGCGCCTTGAAATGGATCAGGCCTTCCTTGCTCTAACTTCATCCAGAACAAATCACGCATCTTCTCTCTATGAATTGAGGATGTCAGAAGCTGAGTTAATGAGAGTAACAGGAATGATGGAAGGATATATCAGATGA
- a CDS encoding efflux RND transporter periplasmic adaptor subunit — MKKLLYTGAAAVILAGVFLLARSEPAEIVEEERPSSVSIQVVQLTDISSTAYANTRVEGLDEALIYALSPGKVEEVLVSEGDSVIAGQRLVRLNTDQQASAGTASAFAGISSASANVDNAENNYERLQSLFEAGAVSLQQLEGAEAALESARAQLSQARAGYTQARTTRDNSWITAPFDGQVGRIWARPGNSAVSTPLLSISNNSAIVARILLPEEDLLELEPGLPAYITVNALDNESFPGVVVSASSTVDQVSGLVPVEVRFDDTGGRLRPGMAGRVAVLTETVANTISVPESVLRRTHSGYQVIVIENGLAVIRDVSTGIYSDGMVQITDGLNAGDSLIIQGQTMLQNGSKVEVVNR; from the coding sequence ATGAAGAAGTTATTGTATACCGGAGCTGCAGCAGTGATCCTTGCAGGTGTATTCCTGTTAGCCAGATCCGAACCGGCAGAGATAGTAGAGGAGGAACGTCCGTCATCAGTTTCCATACAGGTTGTTCAATTGACGGATATCTCCAGTACCGCATATGCCAACACCCGTGTGGAAGGGCTTGATGAGGCGCTGATCTATGCGCTTTCGCCCGGTAAAGTGGAAGAAGTTCTGGTTTCTGAAGGTGACAGTGTCATTGCGGGTCAGAGACTTGTCAGATTGAATACTGATCAGCAGGCAAGCGCGGGAACAGCAAGCGCATTTGCCGGAATAAGTTCGGCCAGCGCAAACGTTGATAATGCGGAAAACAACTATGAGAGACTTCAGTCTCTATTTGAAGCTGGTGCTGTAAGCCTTCAGCAGCTTGAAGGGGCGGAAGCAGCACTTGAATCGGCCCGAGCTCAACTGAGCCAGGCCAGAGCAGGATATACTCAGGCAAGAACCACAAGAGACAATTCCTGGATCACCGCTCCATTCGATGGTCAGGTCGGGAGAATATGGGCAAGACCGGGCAATTCCGCTGTAAGCACTCCTCTGCTCTCCATTTCGAATAATTCCGCCATTGTAGCCAGGATACTTCTGCCGGAAGAAGACCTTCTTGAGCTTGAACCCGGGCTGCCCGCCTATATCACTGTAAACGCTCTGGACAATGAATCCTTCCCCGGGGTCGTAGTATCCGCTTCATCGACTGTGGATCAGGTCAGCGGGCTTGTTCCTGTGGAAGTTCGCTTCGATGATACAGGGGGCAGACTCCGTCCTGGAATGGCAGGAAGGGTGGCTGTTCTGACCGAAACAGTGGCGAACACTATATCGGTTCCCGAAAGCGTTCTCAGAAGAACTCATTCTGGTTACCAGGTTATTGTAATCGAGAATGGCCTTGCTGTGATCAGAGATGTAAGCACCGGCATCTACAGTGATGGAATGGTTCAGATTACGGATGGGTTGAATGCCGGTGATTCTCTCATTATTCAGGGTCAGACCATGCTTCAAAACGGTTCGAAAGTGGAAGTGGTGAATCGATGA
- a CDS encoding efflux RND transporter permease subunit, producing the protein MSLSALSVRRRVAFLMLFIALLGTGIFGLTQLGVDMYPDMEFPMIMVMTSMDGAGPEEMENLVTDLVEQALARVTNVKEVSSRSLTGLSIVTAEFTWGHSLEQAETDVRRQLDWFEGYLPEDASDPLVFPLDPSMQPIMYLGFSSENLNDFDLRTIVEEEIEPLFSRLEGVGSAVTQGGRVRQIRIEVDPASLQETGLSISQVVGALGMVRNNTPAGYVDAGGMNMNIRVESAFHDMEEIEQLVVGWNAGSPVLLRDVADVIDGEAELKQYVRFNGRPSVSCFINKRSDANTVNVCRTLRNELEEISGNYGDLLTPAVLWDQSEFIEQSINNLGTTALEACILAFLVLLFFLRSWKSASIAGISIPLSVFVTFAMMHFTNIQLNMISLAGLALAIGMLVDNAIVVLENIFRHRERGESPWNAAVKGAMEVSTAITASTLTTLAVFIPILFVPGIAGMLFKEMVLTITFSLTISLFVALSLVPLITSWTKNLVQDHKPKSLAGRIGTLINRLEFKYKIWVTWAVNHKKTVLFSTGGMFLLSIVIIGQLPSEFFPDSDDGMLSIDLEEPVGTSLETTNEMMRALEDSVTSIIDPDDAIAFYASAGQGEGIMAMFGSSGSNTASIFVRLTPASTRSTSMFEYLDRIREVLDQMPGIEYSTEAGMSVLSGSAIEIDLYGDDLNSLYAKAEEIKEALGSIEGVVDPTTTMEDLIPEYTFVPDPGRLSMLGLSSTGIATDISYGFMGSNASIFREGDREYNIFVRYPEQFRDSREDIEYATVLGRPFTSFGTLEQRLVSNTITRKNQARMVTISCDVSGRSLGAVANDVSIMMDNLELSEFRYETGGEMEDQKETFMYLGIAIIVAAALVYMVMAGQFESFLEPFIIFFTIPLGFIGVVLGLLVTGTTLSVMALIGMLMLVGIVVNNGIVMIDYANQLRKAGREVKVAIVEASTIRMRPIIMTAATTILAMFPLALGIGEGAESWAPMAVTIIGGLVVATALTLIVEPCIYVLFGSRKVFRNRKEN; encoded by the coding sequence ATGAGCCTTTCAGCACTGTCTGTCAGGAGGCGTGTCGCATTCCTGATGCTCTTCATCGCTCTTCTTGGAACCGGGATATTCGGATTAACACAGCTCGGTGTTGATATGTACCCGGATATGGAATTTCCAATGATCATGGTTATGACCAGTATGGATGGCGCAGGACCGGAAGAGATGGAGAACCTGGTAACGGACCTGGTGGAACAGGCTCTTGCAAGAGTCACTAATGTCAAAGAAGTTTCCTCACGATCCCTTACAGGACTCAGCATCGTTACTGCTGAATTTACGTGGGGACACAGTCTGGAGCAGGCCGAGACGGATGTTCGGAGACAGCTTGACTGGTTCGAGGGATATCTTCCCGAGGATGCGTCCGATCCCCTTGTATTCCCGCTCGATCCAAGTATGCAGCCGATAATGTATCTGGGCTTTAGCAGCGAGAATCTCAACGATTTTGATCTCAGGACAATCGTTGAAGAAGAAATAGAACCGCTTTTCAGCAGACTGGAGGGTGTCGGTTCCGCTGTTACCCAGGGAGGGCGTGTACGTCAGATCAGAATAGAAGTTGATCCCGCATCACTTCAGGAAACGGGTCTGAGTATATCACAGGTCGTCGGAGCGTTGGGTATGGTCAGGAACAATACTCCTGCGGGTTATGTCGATGCCGGCGGAATGAATATGAACATCAGGGTTGAGTCTGCCTTTCACGATATGGAGGAGATCGAGCAGCTCGTCGTTGGCTGGAACGCAGGTTCACCGGTTCTGTTGAGAGATGTAGCAGATGTGATCGACGGCGAGGCCGAACTGAAACAGTACGTGCGGTTCAATGGCCGTCCTTCAGTGTCCTGCTTTATCAATAAGAGATCCGACGCGAATACTGTGAATGTGTGCAGAACACTCAGGAATGAACTTGAGGAAATAAGTGGAAATTATGGTGATCTTCTTACACCCGCAGTACTCTGGGATCAATCAGAATTTATCGAGCAGTCCATAAACAATCTGGGAACCACCGCTCTGGAGGCATGTATTCTTGCTTTCCTCGTTCTGCTCTTCTTCCTCCGATCCTGGAAGAGCGCTTCTATTGCCGGGATATCCATACCTCTATCGGTTTTCGTCACTTTCGCGATGATGCATTTCACGAATATCCAGTTGAACATGATCTCGCTTGCAGGTCTTGCGCTCGCAATCGGAATGCTGGTGGATAACGCGATTGTCGTACTTGAGAATATTTTCAGGCACAGAGAAAGAGGAGAATCCCCATGGAATGCTGCGGTCAAGGGCGCAATGGAAGTATCCACAGCGATAACCGCTTCGACTCTAACAACTCTCGCCGTGTTCATACCGATTCTGTTCGTTCCGGGTATAGCGGGAATGCTCTTCAAGGAAATGGTGCTGACCATTACATTCAGCCTGACTATTTCACTGTTCGTCGCATTGAGCCTTGTCCCGCTGATTACTTCGTGGACGAAGAATCTCGTACAGGATCATAAACCGAAGAGTCTGGCAGGCAGGATTGGCACATTGATCAACAGGCTCGAATTCAAGTATAAAATATGGGTAACCTGGGCTGTGAATCACAAGAAGACGGTTCTATTCAGCACGGGGGGAATGTTCCTGCTTTCCATCGTTATCATAGGCCAGCTTCCTTCGGAGTTCTTCCCTGATTCCGATGATGGAATGTTAAGCATTGATCTTGAAGAGCCTGTCGGTACAAGTCTCGAAACGACCAATGAGATGATGAGGGCACTTGAGGATTCAGTCACTTCAATAATCGATCCTGATGATGCTATCGCTTTCTACGCTTCGGCGGGGCAGGGTGAAGGCATCATGGCGATGTTCGGCAGCAGTGGCTCCAATACGGCCTCAATCTTCGTAAGATTGACACCGGCAAGTACACGGAGTACTTCCATGTTCGAGTATCTGGACAGAATCAGGGAGGTTCTTGATCAGATGCCGGGCATTGAGTATTCAACGGAAGCAGGGATGAGCGTTCTGTCCGGATCCGCAATCGAAATAGATCTGTATGGAGATGATCTGAACAGTCTCTACGCGAAAGCCGAGGAGATCAAGGAAGCACTTGGATCCATCGAAGGCGTTGTTGATCCGACGACCACAATGGAGGATCTGATTCCGGAATACACTTTTGTGCCGGATCCGGGAAGACTGTCGATGCTTGGTTTATCTTCGACCGGTATAGCGACAGATATCAGTTACGGATTCATGGGATCGAACGCGTCGATCTTCAGGGAAGGAGACCGGGAATACAATATCTTCGTTCGATATCCCGAACAGTTCCGCGATTCGCGAGAGGATATCGAGTACGCTACCGTCCTGGGAAGACCGTTCACATCCTTCGGAACGCTGGAGCAGCGGTTAGTATCAAATACTATTACCAGAAAGAATCAGGCCAGGATGGTTACGATATCCTGCGATGTCTCAGGGAGATCGCTGGGAGCGGTTGCGAATGATGTATCGATTATGATGGATAACCTGGAGCTTTCAGAATTCAGATACGAAACTGGCGGGGAGATGGAGGATCAGAAGGAAACCTTCATGTATCTGGGTATCGCTATAATTGTCGCGGCCGCGCTTGTCTACATGGTCATGGCGGGGCAGTTCGAATCCTTCCTCGAACCATTCATTATCTTCTTCACTATTCCGCTGGGTTTCATCGGGGTAGTGCTGGGGCTTCTGGTAACGGGTACAACGCTTTCAGTGATGGCGCTGATTGGTATGCTCATGCTCGTGGGCATTGTGGTCAATAACGGCATAGTGATGATCGATTATGCCAATCAGCTTCGCAAAGCGGGCAGGGAAGTTAAGGTGGCAATCGTCGAGGCATCAACCATCAGAATGAGACCCATCATCATGACGGCGGCGACCACAATACTTGCCATGTTCCCGCTTGCGCTGGGTATTGGCGAAGGGGCTGAGAGCTGGGCTCCGATGGCAGTTACAATAATCGGTGGACTGGTTGTTGCCACCGCGCTGACCCTGATCGTTGAACCCTGTATCTATGTGCTGTTTGGCAGCCGAAAGGTTTTCAGGAACAGAAAAGAAAACTGA